In a single window of the Drosophila subpulchrella strain 33 F10 #4 breed RU33 chromosome X, RU_Dsub_v1.1 Primary Assembly, whole genome shotgun sequence genome:
- the LOC119556458 gene encoding V-type proton ATPase subunit F gives MASSRKRSLQKQEERMSEEGDKSGSDSDMSDVDMQAYTFVDDPNVLRIAIMADPEVTLGFLLAGIGYQKDRFRNYMMVESETLQEDLEQFFLSIYRRSNIGIIILDYNTAKRLRALIQRCHQLLPVLVTVPNKSSLTTYLDKKDRNRRLRQRDAY, from the exons ATGGCGTCCAGTCGGAAAAGGAGTCTGCAAAAGCAGGAAGAAAGGATGTCCGAGGAAGGCGATAAATCGGGCAGCGATAGCGACATGAGCGATGTCGACATGCAAGCGTATACGTTTGTAGACGATCCGAATGTCCTGCGAATTGCGATCATGGCTGATCCC GAGGTTACACTGGGCTTTCTTCTGGCCGGCATTGGCTATCAAAAGGACAGGTTCCGCAACTATATGATGGTGGAAAGCG AAACGTTGCAGGAGGATCTCGAGCAGTTCTTTCTGTCGATCTATAGGCGGTCCAATATTGGCATCATCATCCTGGATTACAATACGGCCAAAAGACTGCGCGCCCTGATACAGCGATGTCACCAACTGCTCCCCGTGCTGGTCACAGTGCCCAATAAATCCTCACTGACCACCTATCTGGACAAAAAGGATCGCAACCGGCGACTTCGCCAGCGGGACGCCTACTAG